A genomic region of Pseudomonadota bacterium contains the following coding sequences:
- a CDS encoding MBOAT family protein, translated as MLFNSYVFIFVFLPVVLAGFYLASRTGNARMTNLWLLVCSAFFYGWWNPVYLLLLGLSISVNFTISGLMVRRAASGQATKSLLATGVVFNLALLGYFKYANFFVDNVNLLFGASFNLEHVVLPLAISFFTFQQIAFLVDTHRGLVGQQKLLNYSLFVSFFPQLIAGPIVHHKEMMPQFADHKRLLEWPTHVSLGLTYFGIGLFKKVVLADSVGSISTPLFEKAAQGSVIDFFTGWAAALGYTLQLYFDFSGYSDMAMGIALLFGIMLPINFNSPYKSLNIIEFWRRWHMTLSAFLRDYLYIPLGGNRKGPTRRSLNLSITMLLGGLWHGAGWTFVVWGGLHGLYLLINHSWRQFRQNVLGHDLSHSTRVGKVLAWSVTLLAVIIGWVFFRAADFSSAVNILKGMFGFHGATLPGVFANISPFVSDVLSALNIRAVAGGGQIFWNQWMSIVLVIPFVFMPNSHDIAARMKAGVGFLGFNPRTAWLVAAALLISFVSLNKESEFLYFQF; from the coding sequence GTGCTCTTTAATTCGTACGTTTTTATTTTCGTCTTTTTGCCCGTAGTCTTGGCCGGTTTTTATCTGGCGAGTCGTACCGGCAACGCGCGTATGACCAATCTTTGGCTGCTGGTCTGTTCCGCGTTTTTCTATGGATGGTGGAATCCGGTTTACTTGCTTTTGCTGGGTCTATCGATCAGCGTTAATTTTACGATTTCTGGCCTCATGGTTCGTCGTGCTGCCAGCGGCCAAGCGACCAAGAGCCTGCTGGCGACGGGAGTAGTCTTTAATCTGGCGCTCCTCGGGTATTTTAAATACGCAAACTTCTTCGTGGATAACGTCAACTTACTGTTCGGCGCGTCGTTTAATCTTGAACACGTGGTATTACCGCTGGCCATTTCATTTTTTACCTTTCAGCAAATCGCTTTCTTAGTAGATACGCATCGAGGATTGGTCGGCCAGCAGAAGCTTCTCAATTACTCGCTCTTCGTGTCATTCTTTCCACAGCTGATTGCGGGTCCGATTGTTCATCATAAAGAAATGATGCCGCAGTTTGCCGATCACAAGCGGCTGCTTGAGTGGCCAACTCACGTGTCGCTAGGGCTTACCTATTTCGGCATTGGGTTGTTTAAAAAAGTGGTGCTCGCGGACTCGGTGGGGTCGATTAGTACACCGCTATTTGAGAAAGCGGCCCAAGGATCGGTTATCGACTTCTTTACCGGCTGGGCAGCGGCGCTGGGCTACACGCTGCAATTGTATTTCGATTTTAGCGGCTATTCTGATATGGCGATGGGTATCGCGTTGCTATTCGGTATTATGCTGCCGATCAATTTCAATTCGCCCTACAAGTCGCTAAACATCATCGAGTTTTGGCGACGATGGCATATGACACTGAGCGCCTTTTTGCGGGACTATTTGTATATCCCGTTGGGCGGCAATCGCAAAGGACCGACCCGCCGTAGCCTCAATCTGAGTATCACCATGCTGCTCGGTGGTCTTTGGCATGGTGCGGGTTGGACCTTTGTCGTCTGGGGTGGTTTACACGGTCTGTATTTGCTGATTAATCATAGCTGGCGGCAATTTCGTCAAAACGTGTTGGGCCATGATCTCAGCCATTCGACACGCGTTGGAAAGGTGCTGGCATGGAGTGTGACGTTGCTGGCCGTGATTATTGGATGGGTGTTTTTCCGTGCCGCTGACTTCTCGTCAGCCGTGAATATCTTGAAAGGCATGTTTGGCTTTCATGGCGCGACATTGCCAGGTGTGTTTGCAAATATTTCACCCTTCGTCTCTGACGTACTGAGTGCGCTGAATATTCGAGCAGTCGCCGGCGGCGGACAAATATTCTGGAATCAATGGATGAGCATCGTGTTGGTCATCCCATTTGTCTTTATGCCCAATTCTCATGACATCGCGGCGCGCATGAAAGCGGGCGTTGGCTTCCTTGGCTTTAATCCTCGCACCGCTTGGCTGGTCGCCGCGGCGTTGCTGATTAGTTTCGTTTCGCTGA
- a CDS encoding bi-domain-containing oxidoreductase: protein MKQVTQTLRDGVISVKDVPVPSLGDKFVLVRNTASVISAGTEKTSVDMARKNLLQKARARPDLVKQVLKKLRTDGFKKTFQTVGARLDSPSPLGYSSAGTVLAVGGLVEGIQPGDRVACGGVGYANHAEIVAVPRNLVVKVPDSVSDEHAAFTTLGSIGLQGVRLAEPKLGETFLVLGLGILGQMCVQILKANGCHVLGTDLDAGQVALAEAHGATGLKPGSDIVQSCLDLTNGRGVDGVLVCAGTASNQPIELCGQVTREKGRVVVVGAVRMDIPREDFFKKEISVVISRSYGPGRYDPFYEEAGNDYPFGYVRFTEQRNMESILGLLDQGGLNLDQLITHRFDVDEAAKAYQLIQGEKTEPYIGIVLRYGEPQNDAVEDARIPVSTQPLDKADIGISFFGAGNYATASLLPPLQQMSGVAFNGLVTASGRTAQGVAEKFGFRYCASHYAELLENDSDVIMITTRHDSHARSVAQALTAGKHVYVEKPLALNNEELAQVDQAMREGQDRQLMVGFNRRFAPLTTLAIQHFSTVNAPRVVTIRVNAGSIPGDHWIQDPVVGGGRMIGEGCHFIDLASALCESNVTSVHAFATAKANKSALLNDNLTVSLSLANGSIANIVYTADGSPALPKEYVEVHGGGRSAIIRDFKEAELYFADRKTINEKLGSQDKGQQAMLRAWIDGLKSGEPCVTYECLMATSIATVAAVESLTIGAPVDVSAASLRQD from the coding sequence ATGAAACAAGTAACACAGACCCTTCGGGATGGCGTTATCAGTGTGAAAGACGTGCCTGTGCCCAGTCTCGGCGATAAGTTTGTATTGGTGCGCAATACCGCTTCGGTAATCAGTGCGGGCACAGAGAAAACCTCCGTCGACATGGCGCGCAAGAATTTGTTGCAAAAGGCGCGTGCGCGTCCGGATTTGGTCAAACAAGTCTTGAAAAAGCTGCGTACCGACGGGTTTAAGAAAACCTTTCAAACCGTCGGCGCCCGCTTGGATTCGCCAAGTCCCCTTGGCTATAGCTCCGCCGGTACGGTTTTGGCTGTCGGTGGTTTAGTCGAAGGAATTCAACCGGGCGACCGGGTGGCGTGTGGTGGTGTGGGGTACGCTAATCATGCCGAGATCGTCGCCGTGCCCCGTAATCTTGTCGTCAAAGTGCCAGATAGCGTAAGTGACGAACACGCTGCGTTTACAACGCTGGGTTCGATCGGTTTGCAGGGCGTGCGATTGGCCGAACCTAAATTGGGTGAAACTTTTCTTGTTCTGGGTCTCGGTATCCTCGGTCAGATGTGCGTGCAAATTCTCAAGGCGAACGGCTGCCATGTACTGGGAACGGATCTGGACGCCGGTCAGGTAGCGCTTGCTGAGGCACACGGCGCAACGGGTCTCAAACCGGGCTCCGATATCGTACAGAGCTGCTTAGATCTGACGAACGGGCGCGGTGTGGATGGCGTTTTAGTGTGCGCCGGCACCGCCAGCAATCAACCCATTGAACTGTGTGGCCAGGTGACACGGGAGAAGGGGCGTGTGGTGGTCGTGGGGGCGGTGCGCATGGATATCCCCCGGGAAGACTTTTTCAAAAAGGAGATCAGTGTTGTCATCTCGAGGTCTTATGGACCTGGGCGCTATGATCCCTTCTACGAGGAAGCGGGGAATGATTATCCGTTCGGTTATGTACGGTTCACCGAGCAGCGCAATATGGAGTCGATACTGGGCTTGCTAGACCAGGGCGGACTCAATCTCGATCAATTGATCACGCATCGATTTGATGTTGATGAGGCTGCCAAGGCCTATCAGTTAATACAAGGTGAAAAAACGGAGCCGTACATTGGCATCGTTCTTCGCTATGGCGAACCGCAAAACGACGCGGTTGAAGACGCGCGCATACCGGTCAGCACTCAACCATTGGATAAAGCGGATATCGGCATTTCCTTTTTTGGCGCCGGCAACTACGCGACGGCGAGCTTACTTCCGCCGCTTCAGCAGATGTCAGGCGTTGCCTTCAACGGGCTGGTGACCGCGAGCGGACGGACAGCGCAAGGGGTGGCTGAAAAGTTTGGTTTCAGATACTGCGCAAGTCATTACGCCGAGCTTCTTGAAAACGATTCTGACGTGATCATGATTACCACGCGCCATGACTCACACGCCAGGTCGGTGGCGCAAGCACTCACGGCGGGCAAGCATGTCTATGTCGAAAAGCCTTTGGCCCTTAACAACGAAGAGCTGGCCCAGGTCGATCAGGCGATGCGCGAGGGTCAGGATCGTCAGCTCATGGTCGGATTCAATCGCCGATTTGCGCCACTGACAACGCTCGCGATCCAGCATTTTTCGACGGTCAACGCGCCACGGGTTGTCACGATACGCGTCAACGCCGGATCGATTCCAGGCGATCATTGGATTCAAGACCCGGTCGTCGGAGGCGGCAGGATGATTGGTGAGGGTTGTCATTTTATTGATCTTGCCTCGGCCCTTTGCGAGTCGAATGTGACGTCGGTGCATGCCTTTGCCACCGCAAAAGCCAATAAATCAGCGCTCCTCAATGACAATCTGACGGTGTCGCTGTCCCTGGCGAATGGCAGTATTGCCAACATTGTGTACACCGCTGACGGCTCGCCGGCGCTACCGAAAGAGTACGTGGAGGTGCATGGTGGTGGCCGGTCAGCCATTATCCGAGATTTTAAGGAAGCCGAGCTGTACTTTGCCGATAGGAAGACCATCAATGAAAAGCTGGGTAGTCAGGATAAAGGGCAGCAAGCGATGCTGCGCGCCTGGATCGATGGCCTTAAGTCCGGAGAGCCATGCGTGACGTACGAGTGTCTGATGGCCACGAGCATCGCGACGGTTGCGGCAGTGGAGTCGTTAACCATCGGTGCGCCGGTTGATGTCAGTGCGGCATCGTTGCGCCAAGATTGA
- a CDS encoding glycosyltransferase has product MPDSMQLLLIGPLPPPKGGVSVHLARLSALLERGGITIDLIDESPVRKAVFNLRSLNVFGYFRRFFRAEIVHIHSSVDLFRVTNALTALLLRRPFLISLHSWRARGAVSRGIHRWIFRRAQVVICVSSAIADAVESDKTVIRPAFLPPVPEHEPALPSALQDWLGHQRSQGRKVIASNAYQLDEFEGVDLYGLDLCIEMMRTLVDASQLEVALVFNVASLAKGRDRFERYQKAIVDFELGDRIRLTCDEDLSFVRLIENTDCSVRATNTDGDALSVREALSLGKPVVASDAAARPAGTRLFTSRNSQSLANAVKDVLMSVSNDNGWVAQEGDHADFYMNLYAAASELDGGSTGKPTA; this is encoded by the coding sequence ATGCCCGATTCCATGCAACTTTTGCTCATTGGCCCATTGCCGCCCCCTAAGGGAGGCGTGTCGGTCCACTTGGCTCGTCTTTCGGCGCTGCTTGAACGTGGTGGCATAACGATCGACTTGATCGACGAATCGCCGGTGCGTAAGGCGGTCTTTAATTTGCGCAGCTTGAACGTATTCGGCTACTTTCGTCGTTTCTTCCGAGCGGAAATCGTGCATATCCATTCGAGCGTTGATCTGTTTCGAGTCACCAATGCGCTGACCGCGTTGCTACTGCGTCGACCTTTCCTTATTTCGCTGCATTCTTGGCGCGCGCGTGGGGCAGTGAGTCGTGGCATCCATCGCTGGATATTTCGGCGCGCTCAGGTCGTCATTTGCGTGAGCTCGGCGATTGCCGATGCGGTTGAATCGGATAAGACCGTCATTCGGCCTGCGTTTCTGCCGCCCGTACCCGAGCACGAGCCCGCCTTACCGTCGGCACTTCAAGATTGGCTTGGTCACCAACGAAGTCAGGGACGAAAAGTGATCGCCTCCAATGCGTATCAGCTCGACGAATTCGAAGGCGTTGATTTGTACGGGCTCGATCTGTGTATTGAGATGATGCGTACGTTGGTCGACGCGTCACAGCTCGAGGTGGCGCTCGTGTTTAATGTTGCCTCGCTGGCGAAAGGTCGGGATCGATTTGAGCGGTATCAGAAAGCGATCGTTGATTTCGAGCTCGGTGACCGAATCAGGTTGACTTGTGATGAAGACTTATCGTTTGTACGACTTATTGAGAATACCGACTGTTCCGTACGCGCAACGAATACTGACGGGGATGCGCTGAGCGTGCGCGAAGCGCTGAGCCTAGGTAAACCGGTGGTGGCCTCCGATGCGGCCGCAAGACCAGCCGGTACTCGTCTCTTTACGTCGAGAAATTCGCAGTCGCTTGCGAATGCGGTCAAAGACGTGCTCATGTCTGTTTCGAACGACAATGGGTGGGTTGCACAAGAGGGTGACCACGCCGATTTTTATATGAATTTGTACGCTGCTGCGAGTGAGCTCGACGGTGGCTCGACAGGGAAACCAACTGCATGA
- a CDS encoding GNAT family N-acetyltransferase yields the protein MTVTVRTATVADAPLIASFNQFLALETEGKTLPEATIVQGVSTILGDATRGSYYLACDAERVVGQLMITFEWSDWRDGWFWWIQSVYVEKDARKLGVFRTLYQHVKTLARERPDVCGIRLYVEKDNTRAQSTYTALGMATTPYLIMEEEFAR from the coding sequence ATGACCGTCACCGTACGCACTGCCACCGTGGCCGACGCGCCTCTCATCGCATCATTTAACCAGTTTCTAGCGCTTGAAACGGAAGGCAAGACTCTCCCGGAAGCCACCATTGTGCAAGGTGTATCAACCATTCTTGGCGACGCCACCCGAGGTTCGTATTACCTGGCCTGCGACGCCGAGCGCGTGGTGGGTCAGCTCATGATTACGTTCGAGTGGAGCGATTGGCGCGATGGCTGGTTTTGGTGGATTCAGAGTGTGTATGTCGAGAAGGATGCGCGCAAGCTGGGCGTTTTTCGCACGCTATACCAACATGTGAAAACACTGGCTCGCGAACGCCCCGACGTGTGCGGAATTCGGCTCTATGTTGAAAAGGACAACACACGAGCGCAATCCACGTATACTGCACTAGGCATGGCCACCACGCCCTATCTGATTATGGAAGAGGAATTCGCGCGTTGA
- a CDS encoding peroxiredoxin: MLKIGSDAPDFTLPDQDGNPVTLSDTLKTGPVLLYFYPADFTPGCTKEACMIRDAHTEILDVGVTVLGVSAQDEDSHSRFQQQHNLPFTLLADTDHVVAKQYKANGLFGVTKRITYLISPKGKIDDAVNAMFKISAHEELLNEALERYASG, from the coding sequence ATGTTAAAAATCGGCTCTGATGCCCCCGATTTCACGTTACCGGATCAAGATGGCAATCCGGTTACGCTCAGCGACACGCTCAAAACCGGCCCTGTATTGCTGTACTTTTATCCCGCCGATTTCACTCCTGGCTGCACTAAAGAAGCCTGCATGATTCGTGACGCGCATACGGAAATATTGGACGTTGGGGTAACGGTGCTGGGCGTTAGCGCTCAGGACGAGGACAGCCATAGCCGATTTCAACAACAGCACAATCTGCCGTTCACGCTGCTCGCCGATACCGATCATGTTGTCGCAAAACAATATAAAGCGAACGGACTGTTTGGCGTCACAAAACGCATTACTTATCTGATCAGCCCGAAGGGTAAAATCGACGATGCAGTGAACGCGATGTTCAAAATCAGCGCCCATGAAGAATTACTCAATGAAGCACTCGAGCGCTATGCCTCGGGCTAA
- a CDS encoding secondary thiamine-phosphate synthase enzyme YjbQ → MIHETLRVSTEGRGLYEITPDITRVVAEAQVTHGVCHVFIHHTSASLIISENADPDVCEDLERFMARLAPDGDAIYAHTAEGPDDMPAHVRSVLTQTHLTMPVVDGRCDLGTWQGVYVWEHRHRAHTRRVTISLTV, encoded by the coding sequence ATGATCCATGAAACGTTGCGAGTGAGCACCGAGGGACGCGGGCTCTATGAAATCACGCCCGACATTACACGTGTAGTGGCGGAGGCTCAGGTGACGCACGGTGTGTGTCATGTGTTTATTCATCATACGAGCGCCTCTTTGATAATCTCCGAAAACGCCGATCCCGATGTGTGTGAGGACCTCGAACGATTCATGGCCCGGCTCGCACCCGATGGCGATGCGATTTACGCGCATACCGCAGAGGGCCCCGACGATATGCCCGCACACGTGCGCAGTGTGCTTACCCAAACTCATCTGACAATGCCTGTTGTGGATGGCCGCTGCGACTTGGGCACCTGGCAAGGTGTATACGTCTGGGAGCATCGTCACCGAGCCCACACGCGCCGCGTTACGATTAGTCTGACCGTGTAA
- the trmH gene encoding tRNA (guanosine(18)-2'-O)-methyltransferase TrmH, which produces MTPDRFRLIERTLRRRQPDLSVLADGVHKTHNVAAVVRTCDAVGVLDVHAVSPGGEIPRHHATNAGSSRWTRLHTHSDIQHAAEALKQQGFTLVAAHLSSRAVDFRALDYRQPTAIMLGTELDGVSQAGLACADEHVMIPMMGMVESLNVSVAAAVILYEAQRQRAAAGLYDTCRIPDATYRHILFEWCYPDIARRCREKQAPYPNLDENGQMLSNPLTT; this is translated from the coding sequence ATGACGCCAGATCGATTCCGACTCATTGAGCGAACGCTGCGCCGGCGGCAACCGGATCTCAGCGTGCTCGCCGACGGTGTGCACAAAACCCATAACGTTGCCGCGGTTGTGCGTACCTGCGATGCAGTGGGCGTGCTCGATGTTCATGCGGTATCACCGGGCGGCGAAATTCCGCGTCACCACGCGACAAACGCCGGAAGCAGCCGCTGGACCCGCCTTCATACGCACTCCGATATCCAACATGCCGCTGAGGCGTTAAAACAACAGGGCTTTACCTTGGTCGCCGCCCATTTGTCTTCACGAGCCGTGGACTTTCGCGCGCTGGACTATCGCCAACCTACCGCTATCATGCTCGGCACCGAACTCGACGGCGTCAGTCAGGCGGGCTTGGCCTGCGCCGATGAGCACGTCATGATCCCGATGATGGGCATGGTCGAGTCGCTCAACGTGTCGGTCGCGGCCGCGGTCATACTGTATGAAGCGCAACGACAACGAGCAGCAGCCGGGTTATACGACACCTGCCGTATTCCTGACGCCACCTATCGCCATATCTTGTTCGAGTGGTGCTACCCCGATATTGCCCGTCGTTGTCGCGAAAAACAGGCGCCCTACCCTAACCTTGACGAAAACGGGCAAATGCTCTCAAACCCGCTGACAACCTGA
- a CDS encoding peptidylprolyl isomerase — translation MPTASARHILVATEDECIALKNQIEDGADFAKIAAEHSTCPSGQRGGELGQFGPGQMVKEFDTVVFNGDLGVIHGPVKTQFGYHLIDITERT, via the coding sequence ATGCCTACCGCCAGCGCACGCCATATCCTGGTTGCAACCGAAGACGAGTGCATCGCACTGAAGAATCAAATTGAAGACGGCGCCGATTTTGCCAAGATTGCCGCCGAACACTCCACCTGTCCGTCCGGCCAGCGCGGCGGCGAATTGGGCCAGTTCGGGCCTGGACAGATGGTCAAAGAGTTTGACACGGTGGTGTTCAACGGTGATTTGGGTGTCATTCACGGCCCTGTGAAAACCCAGTTTGGCTACCACCTTATCGACATCACCGAACGCACCTAA
- a CDS encoding phosphoglycerate mutase family protein, translating to MLRFPVAMPRVTRRRTRGLSAFFALLAIAACSAVPPLTPATSVTVYVVRHAEKATDDRRDPTLSTQGKRRAEALASEILATSPNTASVILWSSDYRRTRQTLAPLAEALGVSINVYDAQDSRALVRAIMAQPDGVHVVAGHSNTVPEIVDGLSAWPAAPATLSADLPYDRYDRLFVVRRGSGYPVRVEERRYFSQ from the coding sequence GTGCTGAGGTTTCCTGTAGCGATGCCGCGAGTCACACGCCGTCGAACCCGGGGTCTGAGCGCTTTTTTTGCTCTACTCGCTATCGCGGCATGTTCTGCTGTGCCGCCGCTAACCCCCGCGACGTCCGTCACTGTTTATGTCGTCCGGCATGCCGAAAAGGCGACCGATGATCGACGCGACCCAACTCTCAGCACGCAGGGCAAGCGCCGTGCTGAGGCTCTGGCTTCAGAAATTCTGGCTACTTCACCGAATACTGCCTCGGTTATCTTGTGGAGTTCGGATTATCGGCGCACGCGTCAAACGTTGGCGCCGCTGGCTGAGGCGTTGGGGGTTTCGATAAACGTCTATGACGCACAGGATTCGCGGGCGCTGGTGCGTGCGATCATGGCCCAGCCGGATGGCGTACATGTGGTGGCTGGGCACAGCAACACGGTCCCTGAAATCGTCGACGGGTTATCCGCCTGGCCAGCCGCGCCTGCCACGCTGAGCGCGGACTTACCGTATGATCGTTATGATCGACTCTTCGTCGTCCGGCGAGGAAGCGGCTACCCGGTCCGGGTCGAGGAACGCCGTTATTTTTCTCAATAA
- a CDS encoding GNAT family N-acetyltransferase produces MGEKDVEIHRAGLADLDDIAVLFNAYRVFYRQTDDLDLARAFIGERMERQDSVIFIARGDEGRALGFTQLYPSFSSVSAQAIWILNDLYIDDRVRSQGLGTQLLERARQWAIETGAKGVSLETERSNVGAQALYERLGYAQDSDHYFYFLATPP; encoded by the coding sequence ATGGGAGAAAAAGACGTAGAGATCCATCGCGCAGGGTTGGCGGATCTTGACGATATCGCTGTGTTGTTTAATGCCTATCGTGTGTTTTACCGACAGACCGATGATTTGGATCTAGCTCGGGCGTTCATAGGTGAGCGTATGGAGCGACAGGATTCGGTTATCTTCATTGCGCGTGGCGATGAAGGGCGAGCGTTGGGTTTTACCCAACTCTATCCAAGTTTCTCATCGGTCTCGGCTCAGGCAATTTGGATTCTCAATGATCTGTACATTGATGACCGAGTGCGTTCGCAAGGGTTGGGTACCCAGCTTCTTGAGCGGGCTCGTCAATGGGCGATTGAAACAGGCGCGAAGGGCGTGTCTTTGGAAACGGAGCGGTCCAACGTCGGCGCTCAGGCGCTGTATGAGCGCCTGGGCTATGCGCAGGATTCGGATCACTATTTTTATTTCTTGGCCACGCCTCCTTAG